The segment CTAAAGTTCCTGCATGGCGGCCAGAACGTTTATCATCTTTCTGCGAACGATGAGCCACTCCGCTTTTTCGGGGGTGTAGAGAACGTGATTGGTCAAGACTATAACCGCCGACTTCCGAGTTCGATCGATGACGATGGCCGTACCGGTGAATCCTGAATGCCCAACGACCTGGCGCGAAAAGAGGTCGCCCCGAGGCAGCATCTCGTTGGGCTCGGCAAACCACCCAAGGCAGTGCCAACCCAATTGGCCGTCAAGACGCACGTGCGGCGACAAAAATCGCTCTGTGGCCTGCGGGCTAAAGAGACCCTGACCCTCGTTCAACAGGCAACGAACATAGGTCATTAGATCGTCGATAGTCGAAAAGAGGCCGGCATGGCCGGCGACGCCGCCCATCCACCAGGCGTTTTCGTCGTGGACTTGGCCTTTCAAGGTGCTTTCGGGCCGGCTTCGGCTGTGCCCGGTAACGACCGCCCGTTTCTGTTGAGCTTCGTTTGGTCGATAGGTGGTTGAGTTCAACTTGAGCGGTGCAAAGATGTACTTTTTCGCAGCCTCATCCAGGCTTTGGCCATAAACTTGCGCCAAGATTTCGCCCAGCAAGATGTAGCCCAAGTCGCTATATTCGTACTCCGTGCCGGACGGTCGTTTGAGAGGCGTCGCCGCGATTTGCTCGATCGCGCTTTTGTCGGGAGTTTGGTAGAGCGCCTTCCAGGAGGGCAAGCCGCTGACATGGCCGATCAAATGGCTGACCGTAACATCTTTGAGATACTGGGCGTCCGGTATCCACTTCGTTGCCTTCTCCGCTAGGCTGATTAGGCCCAATTCCAACGCTTTCACCAACAGGGATCCGGTCGCAATGGGCTTGGTGAGCGAGGCCAGGTCGAACAGAGACGTCGAGGTCGCCTGTTCGTTCCTATCGGGATCAGAAAGCCCTCTAACTATCTTTACTTTTGCCCCGGTCGGCGTTACCAGAGCGCAGGCAGCGGCGGAGAAAACTTTAGATTCTATGGAATCGTCAACAAGATCTCTTAAGACTTCGGGGCTGCTCATTCGCGGCGAAGTTCGACAGGACTTGCTCCGTTCCTGTCGTATAATCTGAACGGGAACACGCATATGAAACGAACTGCGCTGGTGGCGTGCTTGGTTACAATGACTGCCGTCGCACAAAAT is part of the Armatimonadota bacterium genome and harbors:
- a CDS encoding serine hydrolase, with protein sequence MSSPEVLRDLVDDSIESKVFSAAACALVTPTGAKVKIVRGLSDPDRNEQATSTSLFDLASLTKPIATGSLLVKALELGLISLAEKATKWIPDAQYLKDVTVSHLIGHVSGLPSWKALYQTPDKSAIEQIAATPLKRPSGTEYEYSDLGYILLGEILAQVYGQSLDEAAKKYIFAPLKLNSTTYRPNEAQQKRAVVTGHSRSRPESTLKGQVHDENAWWMGGVAGHAGLFSTIDDLMTYVRCLLNEGQGLFSPQATERFLSPHVRLDGQLGWHCLGWFAEPNEMLPRGDLFSRQVVGHSGFTGTAIVIDRTRKSAVIVLTNHVLYTPEKAEWLIVRRKMINVLAAMQEL